A stretch of the Thermus thermophilus genome encodes the following:
- the rsmA gene encoding 16S rRNA (adenine(1518)-N(6)/adenine(1519)-N(6))-dimethyltransferase RsmA: protein MSKLASPQGVRALLERHGLFADKRFGQNFLVSEAHLRRIVEAARPFTGPVFEVGPGLGVLTRALLEAGAEVTAIEKDLRLKPVLQETLSGLPVRLVFQDALLYPWEEVPQGSLLVANLPYNIATPLVTRLLKTGRFARLVFLVQKEVAERMTARPKTPAYGVLTLRVAHHAVAERLFDLPPGAFFPPPKVWSSLVRLTPTGAPDDPGLFRLVEAAFSKRRKTLLNALAAAGYPKARVEEALRALGLPPEVRAEALDLEAFRRLREGLEGAV from the coding sequence ATGAGTAAGCTCGCCTCGCCCCAAGGCGTCCGCGCCCTCCTTGAGCGGCACGGGCTCTTCGCCGACAAGCGCTTCGGCCAGAACTTCCTGGTCTCGGAGGCTCACCTGCGCCGCATCGTGGAGGCGGCCCGGCCCTTCACCGGGCCCGTCTTTGAGGTGGGGCCGGGGCTTGGGGTCCTCACCCGGGCCCTCCTCGAGGCCGGGGCGGAGGTCACGGCCATAGAGAAGGACCTGCGCCTGAAGCCCGTCCTGCAGGAGACCCTTTCCGGCCTCCCGGTGCGCCTCGTCTTCCAGGACGCCCTCCTCTACCCCTGGGAGGAGGTGCCCCAGGGGAGCCTCCTCGTGGCCAACCTCCCCTACAACATCGCCACCCCCCTGGTCACCCGCCTCCTCAAGACCGGGCGCTTCGCCCGCCTCGTCTTCCTGGTGCAGAAGGAGGTGGCCGAGCGCATGACCGCAAGGCCCAAGACCCCGGCCTACGGGGTCCTCACCCTCCGGGTGGCCCACCACGCCGTGGCGGAGAGGCTCTTTGACCTCCCCCCTGGGGCCTTCTTTCCCCCGCCCAAGGTGTGGAGCAGCCTGGTGCGCCTCACCCCCACGGGCGCCCCGGACGACCCCGGCCTCTTCCGCCTCGTTGAGGCCGCCTTCTCCAAGCGGCGCAAGACCCTCCTCAACGCCCTGGCCGCGGCCGGCTACCCCAAGGCGCGGGTGGAGGAGGCCCTGAGGGCCTTGGGCCTACCCCCGGAGGTCCGGGCGGAGGCCTTGGACCTCGAGGCCTTCCGCCGGCTGAGGGAGGGCCTCGAGGGGGCGGTGTAG
- a CDS encoding NADH-quinone oxidoreductase subunit A, with protein sequence MAPIQEYVGTLVYVGVALFIGVAALLVGALLGPKKPGRAKLMPYESGNDPAGEVKRFPVHFYVVAMLFILFDVEVAFLWPYAVSAGGLGLYGFLGVLAFTLLLFVGFLYEWWKGVMRWH encoded by the coding sequence TTGGCGCCGATCCAAGAGTACGTGGGCACGCTGGTCTACGTGGGGGTGGCCCTCTTCATCGGGGTGGCGGCCCTTTTGGTGGGGGCCCTCCTCGGCCCCAAGAAGCCCGGGCGGGCCAAGCTCATGCCCTACGAGTCGGGGAACGACCCCGCCGGGGAGGTGAAGCGCTTTCCCGTCCACTTCTACGTGGTGGCCATGCTCTTCATCCTCTTTGACGTGGAGGTGGCCTTCCTTTGGCCCTACGCCGTGAGCGCAGGGGGGCTTGGCCTCTACGGCTTTTTGGGGGTCCTGGCCTTCACCCTCCTCCTCTTCGTGGGCTTCCTCTACGAGTGGTGGAAGGGGGTGATGCGGTGGCACTGA
- a CDS encoding NuoB/complex I 20 kDa subunit family protein — MALKDLFERDVQELEREGILFTTLEKLVAWGRSNSLWPATFGLACCAIEMMASTDARNDLARFGSEVFRASPRQADVMIVAGRLSKKMAPVMRRVWEQMPDPKWVISMGACASSGGMFNNYAIVQNVDSVVPVDVYVPGCPPRPEALIYAVMQLQKKVRGQAYNERGERLPPVAAWKRARG; from the coding sequence GTGGCACTGAAGGACCTCTTTGAGCGGGACGTCCAGGAGCTGGAGAGGGAGGGGATCCTCTTCACCACCCTGGAGAAGCTCGTGGCCTGGGGGCGGAGCAACTCCCTGTGGCCCGCCACCTTCGGCCTCGCCTGTTGCGCCATTGAGATGATGGCCTCCACGGACGCCCGCAACGACCTGGCCCGCTTCGGGAGCGAGGTCTTCCGCGCAAGCCCCCGCCAGGCGGACGTGATGATCGTGGCCGGGAGGCTTTCCAAGAAGATGGCCCCGGTGATGCGCCGGGTCTGGGAGCAGATGCCCGACCCCAAGTGGGTGATCTCCATGGGGGCCTGCGCGAGCTCGGGAGGCATGTTCAACAACTACGCCATCGTGCAGAACGTGGACTCCGTGGTGCCTGTGGACGTCTACGTGCCCGGCTGCCCCCCCAGGCCCGAGGCCCTGATCTACGCGGTGATGCAACTGCAGAAGAAGGTGCGGGGCCAGGCCTACAACGAGCGGGGGGAGAGGCTTCCCCCGGTGGCGGCCTGGAAGCGGGCGAGGGGGTGA
- a CDS encoding NADH-quinone oxidoreductase subunit C codes for MRLERVLEEARAKGYPIEDNGLGNLWVVLPRERFKEEMARYKEMGFNYLADIVGLDYLTYPERKPERFAVVYELVSLPGWKDGDGSRFFARVYVPEEDPRLPTVTDLWGSANFLEREVYDMFGIVFEGHPDLRKILTPEDLEGHPLRKDYPLGETPTLFREGRYIIPAEFRAALTGKDPGLTFYKGGSRKGYRSLWADLKKAREVKG; via the coding sequence ATGCGGCTAGAGCGCGTCCTGGAAGAGGCCCGGGCCAAAGGCTACCCCATAGAGGACAACGGCCTCGGCAACCTCTGGGTGGTCCTGCCAAGGGAGCGCTTCAAGGAGGAGATGGCCCGGTACAAGGAGATGGGCTTCAACTACCTGGCGGACATCGTGGGCCTGGACTACCTGACCTACCCGGAGAGGAAGCCCGAGCGCTTCGCCGTGGTCTACGAGCTCGTCTCCCTCCCGGGCTGGAAGGACGGGGACGGGAGCCGCTTCTTCGCCCGGGTCTACGTGCCCGAGGAGGACCCCAGGCTCCCCACGGTCACCGACCTCTGGGGGAGCGCCAACTTCCTGGAACGGGAGGTTTACGACATGTTCGGCATCGTCTTTGAGGGCCACCCCGACCTCCGCAAGATCCTCACCCCGGAGGACCTCGAGGGCCACCCCTTGCGCAAGGACTACCCCTTGGGGGAGACCCCCACCCTCTTCCGCGAGGGGCGGTACATCATCCCGGCGGAGTTCCGCGCCGCCCTCACCGGCAAGGACCCCGGCCTCACCTTCTACAAGGGCGGGAGCCGCAAGGGCTACAGGTCCCTTTGGGCCGACCTGAAGAAGGCCCGGGAGGTTAAAGGATGA
- the nuoD gene encoding NADH dehydrogenase (quinone) subunit D — MREEFLEEIPLDAPPEEAKELRTEVMTLNVGPQHPSTHGVLRLMVTLSGEEVLEVVPHIGYLHTGFEKTMEHRTYLQNLTYTPRMDYLHSFAHDLAYALAVEKLVGAVVPPRAETIRVILNELSRLASHLVFLGTGLLDLGALTPFFYAFRERETILDLFEWVTGQRFHHNYIRIGGVKEDLPEEFVPELKKFLEVMPHRIDEYEALFAESPIFYERARGVGVIPPEVAIHLGLTGGSLRASGVNYDVRKAYPYSGYETYTFDVPLGERGDVFDRMLVRIREMRESVKIIRQALERLEPGPVRDPNPQITPPPRPLLETSMEAVIYHFKHYTEGFHPPKGEVYVPTESARGELGYYIVSDGGSMPYRVKVRAPSFVNLQSLPYACKGEQVPDMVAIIASLDPVMGDVDR, encoded by the coding sequence ATGAGGGAAGAGTTCCTGGAGGAGATCCCCCTAGACGCCCCCCCGGAGGAGGCCAAGGAGCTCCGCACCGAGGTGATGACCCTGAACGTGGGCCCCCAGCACCCCTCCACCCACGGGGTACTCCGCCTCATGGTGACCCTCTCCGGGGAGGAGGTCCTGGAGGTGGTGCCCCACATCGGCTACCTCCACACGGGCTTTGAGAAGACCATGGAGCACCGCACCTACCTCCAGAACCTCACCTACACGCCCCGGATGGACTACCTCCACTCCTTCGCTCACGACCTGGCCTACGCCCTGGCGGTGGAGAAGCTGGTGGGGGCCGTGGTGCCCCCCCGGGCGGAAACCATACGGGTCATCCTGAACGAGCTTTCCCGCCTGGCGAGCCACCTGGTCTTCCTGGGGACGGGGCTTTTGGACCTCGGGGCCCTCACCCCCTTCTTCTACGCCTTCCGCGAGCGCGAAACCATCCTGGACCTCTTTGAGTGGGTCACGGGCCAGCGCTTCCACCACAACTACATCCGCATCGGCGGGGTGAAGGAAGACCTCCCCGAGGAGTTCGTCCCCGAGCTCAAGAAGTTCCTGGAGGTCATGCCCCACCGCATTGACGAGTACGAGGCCCTCTTCGCCGAAAGCCCCATCTTCTACGAGAGGGCCCGGGGCGTGGGGGTGATCCCGCCCGAGGTGGCCATCCATCTCGGCCTCACCGGGGGGTCCCTAAGGGCGAGCGGGGTGAACTACGACGTGCGCAAGGCCTACCCCTACTCGGGCTACGAGACCTACACCTTTGACGTGCCCCTGGGGGAGAGGGGGGACGTGTTTGACCGGATGCTCGTCCGCATCCGGGAGATGCGGGAATCGGTGAAGATCATCCGGCAGGCCCTGGAGCGCCTAGAACCGGGCCCCGTCCGCGACCCCAACCCCCAGATCACCCCGCCCCCCCGCCCCCTCCTGGAGACCTCCATGGAGGCGGTCATCTACCACTTCAAGCACTACACCGAGGGCTTCCACCCCCCCAAGGGGGAGGTCTACGTGCCCACGGAGTCGGCCCGGGGGGAACTCGGCTACTACATCGTCTCCGACGGCGGCTCCATGCCCTACCGGGTCAAGGTGCGGGCGCCGAGCTTCGTCAACCTGCAAAGCCTCCCCTATGCCTGCAAGGGGGAGCAGGTCCCCGACATGGTGGCCATCATCGCCAGCCTTGACCCCGTGATGGGGGACGTGGACCGCTAA